In the Methyloterricola oryzae genome, TGCTGCAGCGCACAGGCATTCCCGAGGCCGCCCACAAGTTCGGCAGTTTCCCCCACGAACTCTCCGGCGGACAGCGCCAGCGGGCGATGATCGCCATGGCCCTGGCCTGCCGGCCGAAACTGCTGCTGGCGGATGAACCCACCACCGCCCTGGACGTGACCATACGCGCACAGATCGTCGAACTGCTGCGCGACCTGCAAGAGGAATACGGCCTGGCGGTGATGCTCATCACCCATGACCTCAACCTGGTGCGCTCCTTCGCCAGTCGGGTGGGCGTCATGGAACGCGGCCGGCTGGTCGAATGCGCCGATACCGAGACCCTGTTCACTGCGCCCCGGGAACCCTATACCCGCATGCTCATCGACAGCCGTCCCCGGCGCGAGGTCGGCCCCCTGGGCGAAGGTGCCCCAAGCCTGCTGGAAGGGCGCGGCGTGGCGGTCAGCTTTCCGCGCAAGCTGGAAGGCATCCGCAACTGGTTCAAGTCGGTCAGCACCCCCGTGGTCAAAGAAATTGACCTGCAGTTGCGCCGGGGCGAGACCCTGGGGTTGGTGGGCGAATCCGGCTCCGGCAAGACCACCCTGGCCATGGCCCTGCTGGGCTTGCAGAAAATGGCCGGGGGCCAAGTGCTGTTTCACGGCGAGGATGTGGCCAGCCTCTCCGCCGAGCAGCGGCGCGCCCTGCGTTCCCGCATCCAGGTGGTGTTCCAGGACCCCTTCGGATCGCTCTCTCCGCGCATGACCGTCGCCGAGATCGTCGGCGAGGGCCTGGCGCTGCACCAGCCCAATCTTTCCCCTGACGAACGTGAGCGGCTCGTGGCCGAGGCGCTGAGCGAAGTGGGCCTGGACGCCTCCGCCCTGCCGCGCTACCCCCACGAATTCTCCGGGGGACAACGACAGCGGATCGCCATCGCACGGGTGCTGATCCTCAAGCCCGAGGTGCTGATCCTGGACGAGCCCACCTCGGCCCTGGATGTCAGTATTCAGCAGCAGGTCCTGCAATTGCTGACGCGCCTGCAGCAGAAATACCGCCTCTCCTATCTGTTCATCAGCCACGACCTGGCGGTGGTGCGCGCCATGTCCCACCGCATCCTGGTGCTCAAGGACGGCGTGCTGGTGGAACAGGGCGAGGCCGAGGCGCTGGCGGCGAACCCGCAGCATCCTTACACCCAGGCCCTGTTCCAGGCCGCGGGCATCGCAGCCGATAGCGGCGCCCCCGCGTAAGCCCCCCACAGCAAAGCCGCCGCCGATAGCCGTAATACGCGGCAATCCGGTAGAATTGCGCGCCATCATCACAAAAACAAAGCTGAAGAGGAGACATCATGGGCTTTCTGCACGGCAAGAAGATCCTCATCGTGGGGGTCGCCAGCAACCGTTCCATCGCCTACGGCATCGCCGAAGCCATGCGGCGGGAAGGCGC is a window encoding:
- a CDS encoding ABC transporter ATP-binding protein translates to MTALLEIRGLSVRFGGGVEAVRDVSFAIAPGERFALVGESGSGKSVTALSVLRLVEQAETRGEILWGGENLLQKLEADMQQIRGADIAMIFQEPMTALNPLFPVGKQIVEALELHEGLGRREAVQRAVALLQRTGIPEAAHKFGSFPHELSGGQRQRAMIAMALACRPKLLLADEPTTALDVTIRAQIVELLRDLQEEYGLAVMLITHDLNLVRSFASRVGVMERGRLVECADTETLFTAPREPYTRMLIDSRPRREVGPLGEGAPSLLEGRGVAVSFPRKLEGIRNWFKSVSTPVVKEIDLQLRRGETLGLVGESGSGKTTLAMALLGLQKMAGGQVLFHGEDVASLSAEQRRALRSRIQVVFQDPFGSLSPRMTVAEIVGEGLALHQPNLSPDERERLVAEALSEVGLDASALPRYPHEFSGGQRQRIAIARVLILKPEVLILDEPTSALDVSIQQQVLQLLTRLQQKYRLSYLFISHDLAVVRAMSHRILVLKDGVLVEQGEAEALAANPQHPYTQALFQAAGIAADSGAPA